One Synechocystis sp. LKSZ1 genomic window, CCGGAAAATTGGTCGCCTCGACGGGCAAATTGAGGTAACAGAGGATTGGTGACTAGGGCCTTGCGACTGATGAAGGAATTTTCCGCCTGGCCAAAATGTAGCTTGCCGTCATTGGCCACGGCCAGTACCCGCCAAGTGGTTAAATCATCGGGTAGGGTAAAGCTGACCCGAGCCTGGCCCTGGGCGTTAGTCAGTACGGCACTTTCAAAGAAAGCCAGGGGTTGGAATTGGCGGCGGATGGCATCCCCCAGAGCCGAGGAATTACCGCCCCCGTAGCCCCAGCCCTTGGCCAGGGGAGAAGCTGCTTGGGCCAGGACAACATCGGCCCGGTTATCCCCCAGGCGCGTTGCAATTGGTTGATCGGCATAGGCCTGCTTCACCAGGTCGGGGGGACGATAGCCCGTCAGTTGCAGGATGGCTTCATTCACCACCATTACGGTGACCTGGCTCTGGACGGGTTGGCCCTGGGCATTGTTGAGTTGCAGATTAACCGTCTGGGTTTGGCCCGGTTGAACCTCGGTCTTGTCGTTACTCAGTTTTAGCTGGAGATACTGATCCTTTAGGTCAATATTGAAGGGTTGGAAGCCGATTTTGACCAATTTTTGTCGTTTTTCCGTCGCCAGTTCCTGAATTGGCTGGCCCCGGCGAACAAGGACGGCCTGCACCGCCGCATTAGGTAGTATCTCCGCCGTGATCGGGAACTGAATTTTGGGCCCATTACCCTGAACCCTTTCCCAGCGCTCGTACAAGGGCCGGTCTCGCACCACAGCAAAATAGAGATCCGCCTCGGCGTAGGGGGATTCGATCAGCACTGTTGCCGTCTCTCCGACCTGATAGGTTTCCTTATCCAGGGTCAAGCTCAGGCGTTGGTCATCGTAGCGGTCGGCCCAGGTAATTTCTCCGGCTCCTGCAACCCAGATCTGTTGCTCCGTTGCTGTCGCGGTGTTATTGCTATCTTCAAGGGTGGCCTGGAGTCGATAACTGCCGCCCTGGGGAACGTTGAAAGTAAGCGTCTGGGGCTGTTCTCCACTGCGGAGAGTTTCCGTCGCCACCTTGATATATTCCACCTGGGGCCGGTCGGTGGGACTGCCTTCCTGAAGTTGAGTCACGGAATTGTAGTCCATGCGTTGGAGTTCTAGACGCACCTTTTGCCCTGGAATCGCTTTGCCATCCGGATCTGTAACAATCACGGCCACAGGAAAGGCCTGGCCGGCCGTCGCCACAAAATCATGCTTTAGGCCAATCAGTTTAGGACTGGGCAGGGCCAGGAAAGTTGTCGTTTGGGCCACCGCGAGATTCGAGACATCCTTCACCTGGGCCTCGACTCGGTAGGTCATGGCAAAGGGCAGATCATCGCTAATTTTGAAGCTTTGTTGGTCTTGGCCCTGGTCATTGAGACTGGCTTCGGCCTGATACACATCGCTATCCACACTGGGAGGTTCTTCGGGCCAGAACCATTGGCGACCAAAGTAAAAACCGGGCCAACCGGGAGGAATAAACTCTGTTTTTTCGCGGGTCACGTAGTAACGAACCTGGCCAGCCTGGACGGGAGCCCCAAAGAGGTAACGGCTCTTGGCCTGAATCTCGATGGTTTGACCGGGCTGGGCCGGGGCTGGTGGCGTTGAGAGGCTGACTTCAAAGGTGGGGGGACGAAACTGAGCCACCCGGAATTCCCCCGTGATACTCACCCCGTTCTTGGCCTTGGCGGTAACGCTATGAAATCCCAGTTCCTGGTTTTTGCTCAATTCCACCGGCAAACTAAAGGTGCCAAAGTCATTGGTGGTGACGGTTCCCAGGGCCTGAACTTTACCGCTGGGGGCCGTCAGAGTCACATCGTAGAGAACGCCCTGATCCTGCTCTAGACGGCCCTCCTGGAGATAGACTGCATTGCCTGTGAGTTGGACGGTTTCCCCTGGTTGGTAGAGTTGCCGGTCAGAGAAAATAACACCACGACTCTGGGGTTGGGCGTCGGGCCAATCACCATTTAAGCCGTACTCATAACTGCCGCTGTACTCGTAAGTACGGGTAAAGGCCCAATCGTCACCGTCGTAGGCAATGGCCAATAATTCCGGGGCCTTGCCCGTGGTGACACAGGCCTGCCAATTTTCTCCCTGAAAACGAGCTGTGCCATCGGCCCCAGTTATAGCCACCGCACAGGGCCGGACGGGCCGCCGCTCCTTCGCCGTTAATTGGGAGCGGTAGAGTTCGACGCGGGAGTCCACCACGGGTTTCCCCGTATCTAAATGATTGACCTGTACCCGGCCCTGGTCAGGAAACCATTGAGCTAGCAGACCCAGATTGGTTAGCTGAACCAGACCATAAAATTCTGGCTCTCGGTACTGCGTCTTGCCGTCACTGTCGTAGGTGTTGGCCCTGGCCCGGATACCGTAGGCCAACAGTCCCGTGGCTGAGCCTAATCGCTCTGGTAGGGAGACCGTCACCTCCTGGGTTTGGTTAAGGGCCTTGGTTAAGGGATAGCGTTTCCAATCGGTCGCCGGGGCCAGTAAATCCTTAGGTTCGCCGTTGGGAAAAGCCGAATCCACAAAAACCAGATCCGTCGGTGCGACGCGACGAAAATCGGCCTGGTACTCCTCCTCCGGTAAGTTAACGGCGCTGAGGTGCAGGCGGAGATCTAATCCGGCCGGAAAAATGCTCAGGCCGGTTGGGGCCCAGAGATCCGGTGCGATGTCCCCCGTGCGATATTCCAGGGTTTGGCCCGCCTCCAGCACTTGGCCAAATTGGTCTTTGATGCCAGGTTTAATCTCAATCTGGTAGTTAGTATTCGGTTCCAGGGCCCAGGGGTTAATACTCACTACCGAATCCCCGTCGTAGGCCCGGAAGACCTTCACCTCTGCCTTGGGAGCCGGACTTAGGCTCAGGGCCTGGGCCACCGAGTCCGCCACTAGGGGATTATTAAACTTGAGTTGGGGACTGCCATTGACAAAACGGCCGTAGGCCCCGCCGGCATCGGGTTGGCCATAGGCTTCGACCCCTTCTAACTGGAGCGGCCCGTAGGTTCGGATTTGACTCTGATAGGTAAGGTTGGAGGGAAGATTCCCCTGGGCCGGCAAGACCCCTTCCGCAATTTTAAACTGGTAGGTCTGGCCTTTAGCCAGGTCGTACTTAGGCTGGAGTTCGTAGCGCCAGGCCCGGTTGCTGGCATCATATTCAGCTTCGGGGTCAAGAACTTCGTCGTTCTCCAACAAACGAATATCAAGGGCAACGGTTTGGTCTTCTCCACTGGGGCTGAGGCTAAGGTGTTGCTGCAGAGAAGGCAGGTCTAATTCGACGTTGGAGCGAAAGCTAAGTTTGGGATGGAGGATCATCGGTTCCGGTGGGTTCTCATCCCCTTCGATCACTCCCGGTAGTTCACTAATTTCAATATTGCCAGTGCTAAAAGTCCAGGCTAAATCACTTTCTAAACGATGACGCTTGAGATCCTGGAGTCCTGCCTTGAGGGTCACTTGAAAACGACTGGCCTTGGGCAGGGCCTGTTCAGGTTGAAAACCCACCATCGTCGGGGTCAGGAAGCGAAATTGACCGGGAATAGCCGGTTTCAGTTCAAATTTTTGGAGCAGGCCCTGTTGTTGAGCGCTTTCCAAGGCCTCTAGGGGAATCAGGGGTTCTTTGAATCGGATCAAGATTTGGGCCAGGGGTTGAACCTCACCGACGGGACTCACCTGTTCAATCCAGGCGGGTAATTGGGGGGCCGGCAGAGGTTCCACAAAGGGCCAGGTGTTGCTGAGGGCCGGCAAATTGAGGCCCTGACAGGCATGGAGACTGGTGAGCAGGCCTAGAAAAAAGAAGAGCCCTAACCAGTACCGACGCCACCTGCGACGAGTTCCCATAACCGTACTTCCCCAACACTTCCTTTCTGTCTTAGCTCAGGATGCCCAAGGAACGAGCCCTTTGCCCACAATTCTTAATTCTTGGGGATGAACACCCCCCGACCGCCTAAAATAAACTGATGGTGGGCTAACCCGACCGCCAGACCGTCAAAGCCATGCCCGGGCCCCTGAATTGTCTTGCCTCCTAGGAATTCCCCCAGTACAGGATCCATGCGCAACTCCACGTCTGTTCTGACAGAGCTGTTGCCGGTCTTCCCCGAGTGGCGACCGCAAATGTATTTCAAGTCTTCCCTCACGGCCCTTTCCCATGCAATGGAAGACCAGGTACTGGCAGACCAAACGCCGCCCCTGATTATTGCCAGCTTTCAGCGAGAGCGCTTTTATCGCCAGGAGGCCCACCGCTACCGACGCATTGCCGAGCGAACTTCCCAGGTCTATGTCCTCTCGGCCCCAGAAACCGACTTTAAACATAGCTCCGATATCTACGAAACCATTGCCTTTGATCCCGAGGATGCCCTGGCCAAGGAATGGCATCTAGTGGTCATTGGTCAGCATTACGCCAGTTGCCTCATCTGTCGGGAGCGCTTAACCCCGACCAATATTGACAACAATCGCCGCTTTGAGGGCATTTGGACTTTTGACCGTCGCGTTAGTCAGGTGGCGGCAGAACTGCTCCTCAAACGCATTCTAGGCTACCGGCCCGAACTAGCTACTAAGATACAACAAGCACAACAAATCTATTTAGAGCCAGCCCAACCTCGGTTGGTAGAGTCTCCCTTTGCTAATCCCGACCCCTTTGTGCAACGGCTGGTCACCTACCTCCAGGCCGGTCAGTATAAGTTGATCAAAGCCAACCGTTCTCTCCTGCTCAAGGAACAAAAGGAACGTTTGCTCAATTCCGTGACCACCGCCATTCGTCGTTCCCTCAACCCGGAGGAAATTCTCCAGGTGGCCGTCGAAA contains:
- a CDS encoding Ig-like domain-containing protein is translated as MGTRRRWRRYWLGLFFFLGLLTSLHACQGLNLPALSNTWPFVEPLPAPQLPAWIEQVSPVGEVQPLAQILIRFKEPLIPLEALESAQQQGLLQKFELKPAIPGQFRFLTPTMVGFQPEQALPKASRFQVTLKAGLQDLKRHRLESDLAWTFSTGNIEISELPGVIEGDENPPEPMILHPKLSFRSNVELDLPSLQQHLSLSPSGEDQTVALDIRLLENDEVLDPEAEYDASNRAWRYELQPKYDLAKGQTYQFKIAEGVLPAQGNLPSNLTYQSQIRTYGPLQLEGVEAYGQPDAGGAYGRFVNGSPQLKFNNPLVADSVAQALSLSPAPKAEVKVFRAYDGDSVVSINPWALEPNTNYQIEIKPGIKDQFGQVLEAGQTLEYRTGDIAPDLWAPTGLSIFPAGLDLRLHLSAVNLPEEEYQADFRRVAPTDLVFVDSAFPNGEPKDLLAPATDWKRYPLTKALNQTQEVTVSLPERLGSATGLLAYGIRARANTYDSDGKTQYREPEFYGLVQLTNLGLLAQWFPDQGRVQVNHLDTGKPVVDSRVELYRSQLTAKERRPVRPCAVAITGADGTARFQGENWQACVTTGKAPELLAIAYDGDDWAFTRTYEYSGSYEYGLNGDWPDAQPQSRGVIFSDRQLYQPGETVQLTGNAVYLQEGRLEQDQGVLYDVTLTAPSGKVQALGTVTTNDFGTFSLPVELSKNQELGFHSVTAKAKNGVSITGEFRVAQFRPPTFEVSLSTPPAPAQPGQTIEIQAKSRYLFGAPVQAGQVRYYVTREKTEFIPPGWPGFYFGRQWFWPEEPPSVDSDVYQAEASLNDQGQDQQSFKISDDLPFAMTYRVEAQVKDVSNLAVAQTTTFLALPSPKLIGLKHDFVATAGQAFPVAVIVTDPDGKAIPGQKVRLELQRMDYNSVTQLQEGSPTDRPQVEYIKVATETLRSGEQPQTLTFNVPQGGSYRLQATLEDSNNTATATEQQIWVAGAGEITWADRYDDQRLSLTLDKETYQVGETATVLIESPYAEADLYFAVVRDRPLYERWERVQGNGPKIQFPITAEILPNAAVQAVLVRRGQPIQELATEKRQKLVKIGFQPFNIDLKDQYLQLKLSNDKTEVQPGQTQTVNLQLNNAQGQPVQSQVTVMVVNEAILQLTGYRPPDLVKQAYADQPIATRLGDNRADVVLAQAASPLAKGWGYGGGNSSALGDAIRRQFQPLAFFESAVLTNAQGQARVSFTLPDDLTTWRVLAVANDGKLHFGQAENSFISRKALVTNPLLPQFARRGDQFSGGVAVTNSDNASGELSIRGTVNDKLKFTEANQQTTHAQSGTQAYRFPLRAEKVGDGKVSFRSQLGALQDGFEVPLPIEALIVTEQVITSGASGQSVSIPLKINPQAMTEVGGLEITLSNNLLAGLALPIDQRLQTEPLPFLEDSATRLSLVASLQQLREQGLTVSTTISLTTQAQNAIQTISSLQRADGGFAAYPGVDTSDPWLTPYAAQSLAQAQQANIPIPASLLKSLRQYLSNLLANPRQGDYCSTALCKNQLRLGALEALNSLGETRSDFLGSLYEQRQQLDLVDQLRLARLLTQLPGWQREARQLNQALQSQIYQTGRELAVNLPESWRWFHSQTTAQAEALQLGLARQFSPEDLGKLVQGLLAQRRQGLWPTDYDTAQALRALVAYGQASGPPQTFKVTAQLGGKALDSLKFSPTSTAQQINLSPQQLPSGDTTLKLQKTGPGTLYYLVAYRYRLSGQAPGRFQGLRVTRFLRPANQKDILAQQGLGQAKPITLQPGQVFDLELEIIADRPVHHLLIQDPLPAGLEAVDASFQTAPRYQQATSSSWQITYQQIHRDQVTAYGDRLGPGVYHLHYLVRSVTPGTFDWPGAEVSLRYAPENFGRTATTQLEVRP